A region from the Cannabis sativa cultivar Pink pepper isolate KNU-18-1 chromosome 9, ASM2916894v1, whole genome shotgun sequence genome encodes:
- the LOC115722834 gene encoding U-box domain-containing protein 44: MAESWDGSYDPGSPSDDSRQFENVEPIYDAFVCPLTKQVMRDPVTLENGQTFEREAIEKWFKECLDSGRKLQCPLTLKELRNRDLKPSIALRNTIEEWNARNEAAQLDKARRSLNLNAPENEVLMSLKFVQHICQKSRSSKHIARSAGLIPMIIDMLKSSIRKVRCRALETLRIVVEDNDENKEMVAEGDTVRTIVKFLSHEQSKEREEAVFLLYELSQSESLCEKIGAVNGAILILLGMTSSKSENLLTVEKADKTLENLEKCENNVRQMAENGRLQPLLTQILEGPPETKLSMANFLGELVLNNDVKVLVARTVGSSLINLMKSGNMQSREASLKALNQISCEASARVLIDAGILPPLVRDLFAVGANHLSMKLKEISATILANVVNSGYDCESVPLGPDNQTLVSENIVHSLLHLISNTGPAIECKLLQVLVGLTHTPSTVMNVVAAIKSSGATISLVQFIEAPQKELRVASIKLLQNLSPYMGQELADALRGTVGQLGSLIRVISENVGITEEQAAAVGLLAELPERDLGLTRQMLDEGAFELVYTKVVKIRQGETKGARFVTPFLEGLVRVLSRVTFVLADEQAAIDLCREYNLAALFVDLLQANGLDNVQMSSATALDNLSQESKNLTRLPDMPAPSFCASVFPCFSKQPVISGLCGVHRGTCSLRESFCLLEGQVVDKLVALLDHTNEKVVEAALAAISTLLDDEVDIEQGVKVLCEVEGVRPILDVLLEKRTETLRRRSVWAVERLLRIEEIAYEVSGDPNLSTALVDAFQHGDYRTRQIAERALKHVDRLPNFSGIFPNMG; the protein is encoded by the exons ATGGCTGAAAGTTGGGATGGAAGCTATGATCCTGGCAGCCCCTCAGATGACAGCCGGCAATTTGAGAACGTAGAGCCAATATATGATGCATTTGTCTGTCCTTTAACAAAGCAAGTAATGCGCGATCCTGTTACGTTAGAAAATGGGCAAACATTTGAGCGTGAAGCAATTGAAAAGTGGTTCAAGGAATGCCTCGACAGTGGAAGGAAGTTGCAGTGTCCATTGACGCTGAAAGAATTACGAAACAGAGATTTGAAACCAAGCATAGCTTTACGGAACACCATTGAAGAGTGGAATGCCAGGAATGAAGCTGCTCAGCTTGATAAGGCTCGCAGGTCATTGAATTTGAACGCTCCAGAAAATGAAGTTCTTATGTCCTTGAAGTTTGTTCAGCACATCTGCCAAAAAAGTAGGTCGAGCAAGCATATTGCACGAAGTGCAGGGTTGATACCTATGATTATTGACATGTTAAAGAGTAGCATCCGTAAAGTTAGATGTAGAGCTTTGGAAACCCTTAGAATTGTGGTGGAAGACAATGATGAAAATAAG GAAATGGTTGCTGAGGGGGACACTGTCCGCACTATTGTAAAGTTCTTATCTCATGAGCAATCTAAAGAGAGGGAGGAAGCTGTCTTTTTGCTGTACGAACTTTCACAATCTGAATCACTGTGTGAAAAGATTGGTGCAGTCAATGGAGCTATTCTTATATTGTTAGGAATGACAAGCAGCAAATCAGAGAATCTTTTAACTGTAGAGAAAGCAGACAAAACACTAGAGAATCTGGAGAAGTGTGAGAACAATGTGCGTCAGATGGCTGAAAATGGTAGACTGCAGCCTCTTCTGACACAAATTCTTGAAG GCCCTCCAGAAACCAAACTGTCCATGGCCAATTTCCTCGGTGAACTGGTTTTGAACAATGATGTGAAGGTCCTTGTAGCTAGAACTGTGGGTTCCTCTTTGATCAATCTCATGAAAAGCGGTAATATGCAGTCAAGAGAAGCTTCTCTAAAAGCTTTAAATCAGATTTCTTGTGAGGCAAGTGCTAGGGTGTTGATAGATGCAGGGATACTTCCTCCTCTTGTGAGGGACCTTTTTGCTGTTGGTGCTAATCATCTATCTATGAAACTAAAAGAGATTTCTGCAACAATTCTTGCTAATGTTGTGAACTCAGGTTATGACTGTGAGTCGGTTCCTCTTGGACCTGATAACCAGACTTTGGTCTCAGAAAACATAGTACATAGCCTTCTACATCTCATTAGCAACACTGGCCCAGCAATTGAATGTAAGCTTCTTCAGGTTCTTGTTGGGCTCACTCACACTCCCTCTACTGTGatgaatgttgttgctgctaTTAAAAGCTCTGGTGCCACTATCAGTTTGGTTCAGTTCATCGAGGCTCCACAAAAGGAATTGCGTGTGGCTTCAATAAAACTTCTTCAGAACCTTTCCCCGTATATGGGTCAGGAACTAGCTGATGCTTTACGTGGCACAGTTGGCCAGCTAGGAAGCCTGATTAGAGTTATATCAGAAAATGTTGGCATCACTGAAGAGCAAGCTGCAGCGGTTGGCCTCTTAGCTGAGCTGCCAGAGAGAGATTTAGGCCTCACTCGACAGATGCTAGATGAAGGGGCCTTTGAACTTGTCTACACAAAGGTAGTTAAAATTCGACAGGGAGAGACCAAGGGGGCTCGCTTTGTGACACCGTTTTTGGAAGGGCTTGTTCGAGTTCTTTCAAGAGTTACATTTGTACTTGCTGATGAGCAGGCTGCAATCGATCTCTGCCGAGAGTATAATCTTGCTGCATTGTTTGTCGACCTTCTTCAAGCTAATGGACTTGACAACGTGCAGATGAGTTCTGCAACAGCCTTGGACAACCTCTCACAAGAATCCAAAAATTTGACAAGACTTCCAGACATGCCAGCACCTAGTTTTTGTGCCTCAGTCTTTCCATGTTTTAGTAAACAACCTGTGATAAGCGGATTGTGTGGAGTCCACAGGGGTACATGCAGTCTCAGAGAGAGTTTTTGTCTTTTGGAAGGACAGGTTGTGGACAAATTGGTAGCACTTTTAGACCACACAAATGAGAAGGTGGTCGAGGCAGCACTGGCTGCTATATCGACTTTGTTGGATGATGAAGTTGATATTGAACAAGGAGTGAAGGTGTTGTGTGAGGTTGAGGGAGTCAGACCTATACTAGATGTGCTGTTGGAGAAACGAACGGAAACATTGAGGAGAAGATCAGTGTGGGCAGTTGAGAGACTTTTGCGGATTGAGGAGATAGCCTATGAAGTTTCTGGTGATCCAAATTTAAGTACTGCTCTTGTTGATGCCTTTCAGCATGGTGACTACAGAACTCGACAAATAGCCGAACGTGCCTTGAAACATGTCGATAGGTTACCAAACTTCTCTGGGATTTTTCCCAACATGGGGtaa